The Gammaproteobacteria bacterium genome window below encodes:
- a CDS encoding SRPBCC family protein — translation MKHQYKVRKNRIKYVVITLCFLLVSLGYSMNLYADQLMVEERVLVNAPAKTVWALIGGFQVLDRWHPAVLATTLLGTGKDTGDIRVLALGDDVHIVEKLELYDETEMSFQYSILESPLPLENYHAVITVKSAADNEAEVIWQSTFNAVGASNDEVKKTISDIYLAGLNALITLYK, via the coding sequence ATGAAGCATCAATACAAAGTTAGAAAAAATAGAATTAAATATGTAGTGATTACATTATGTTTCCTTTTGGTTAGCTTAGGATATTCAATGAATCTTTATGCTGATCAACTAATGGTGGAGGAGAGGGTGCTTGTAAATGCGCCTGCCAAAACAGTTTGGGCACTTATTGGTGGTTTTCAGGTTTTAGATAGATGGCATCCAGCTGTACTTGCAACTACATTACTGGGTACAGGAAAAGATACTGGTGACATTAGAGTGTTAGCACTAGGGGATGATGTGCATATTGTGGAAAAACTTGAGTTATATGATGAAACTGAAATGTCTTTTCAGTATTCAATACTTGAATCACCATTACCGCTAGAAAATTACCATGCAGTAATAACTGTTAAAAGCGCTGCAGATAACGAAGCTGAAGTCATCTGGCAGTCCACCTTTAATGCAGTAGGTGCAAGTAATGATGAAGTCAAGAAGACAATAAGTGATATATATTTGGCAGGTTTAAATGCTTTAATTACACTATATAAATAA
- a CDS encoding GNAT family N-acetyltransferase: MQLREAKLDDIPELCELLNYLFEQEEEFKPNTEVQGKGLKNIISNSDVGVIVIAIDSDKIIGMVNILYTISTALGSRVAILEDMVVTPKTRGKGVGSMLMKYSLDLAKRNCCKRITLLTDFDNEGAHRFYQDHGFSRSSMVAFRKSI; encoded by the coding sequence ATGCAGTTACGCGAAGCAAAGCTAGATGATATTCCTGAATTATGTGAGCTATTAAATTATTTATTTGAACAGGAAGAAGAATTTAAGCCAAATACTGAGGTTCAAGGCAAAGGTTTAAAGAATATAATTTCTAACTCAGATGTCGGTGTAATAGTAATTGCAATAGACTCAGATAAAATCATTGGCATGGTTAATATTTTGTATACCATATCGACTGCGCTCGGTAGTCGAGTTGCAATACTTGAGGATATGGTCGTTACTCCAAAGACACGTGGGAAAGGTGTGGGTTCAATGCTAATGAAATACTCGCTTGATTTAGCTAAACGAAATTGTTGTAAGCGTATTACTTTACTAACTGATTTTGATAATGAAGGGGCGCATCGTTTTTATCAAGATCACGGATTTTCCCGCTCTTCAATGGTGGCATTTCGGAAATCTATTTAA
- the ureG gene encoding urease accessory protein UreG: MNKQASQNGPARVGIGGPVGSGKTALIEQLIPFFINRGNEIAIVTNDLVTREDAKRLQQSGLLAPERVVAVEAGACPHTVIREDPTLNIQAANLLDQKFENLDIILIESGGDNLASTFSLDLVDYWMFVIDTSEGDDIPRKRGPGIVQSDLLVINKVDIAKYVGADIDLMVKEGQEVRGDKPLVLTNCKTGQGIEDVANHIINNVLFK, from the coding sequence ATGAATAAACAAGCTTCTCAAAACGGTCCCGCGCGAGTGGGCATTGGTGGGCCTGTAGGTTCTGGTAAAACAGCACTGATCGAACAATTAATTCCTTTTTTTATTAATCGTGGGAATGAAATTGCAATTGTAACCAATGATTTAGTTACACGCGAAGATGCTAAACGTTTACAACAATCTGGTTTACTTGCGCCTGAACGTGTGGTGGCTGTGGAGGCTGGTGCTTGCCCACACACTGTCATACGCGAAGACCCAACACTAAACATACAAGCTGCAAACTTATTAGATCAAAAGTTTGAAAACTTAGACATCATACTTATAGAAAGTGGTGGCGATAATCTTGCCTCTACTTTCTCTTTAGATCTTGTAGATTATTGGATGTTTGTTATTGACACTTCTGAAGGTGATGACATACCACGTAAACGTGGCCCAGGCATTGTGCAATCTGACTTACTCGTAATTAATAAGGTAGATATCGCAAAGTACGTAGGTGCAGATATTGATTTAATGGTTAAAGAAGGACAGGAAGTTAGAGGTGACAAACCTCTTGTACTCACTAACTGTAAAACAGGCCAAGGGATTGAAGATGTGGCAAACCACATTATCAATAACGTACTTTTTAAATAG
- the ureC gene encoding urease subunit alpha has product MIKISRKEYATMYGPTKGDAVRLGDTSLFAEVEHDYAVPGDECLHGGGKTLRDGLGLTPGYDSAAGSLDMLVSNALIIDPVLGIVKADIGIKEGNIAGVGKAGNPATMDNVDPDLVCGAATTVRDAEGLIATPGGIDVHVHFDSAQLCEHAIGSGITTMLGGSLGPITVGIDCGGAWNVGKMLQASEQWPINFGFLGRGNSSKPRSLIDQLAGGCLGLKIHEDWGAMPAVIDTCLSVADDLDFQVQLHTDTLNESGFVENTLAAINGRTIHMYHTEGAGGGHAPDIIRVAGEYNCLPSSTNPTNPYTVNTFDEHLDMTMVCHHLNPAIPEDVAFAESRIRSQTIAAEDVMHDLGAISMLGSDSQGMGRINEVICRTWQLASKMKDQRGRLAEETTKNGDNERIKRYIAKYTINAARTFGIDQHIGSLEKGKMADVVLWKPAFFGIKPELIIKGGFIVWSAMGDSAASLMTCEPLAMRPQWGAFGNAKQQLSANFVNQSAVDANIGEKLQLQKTCLGAQGTRKLNKGHMLHNDSCPKVTVNPNTFDVFVDGDLATCEPAETLPLTQRYMLR; this is encoded by the coding sequence ATGATTAAAATTTCAAGAAAAGAATATGCAACTATGTATGGCCCCACCAAAGGGGATGCCGTACGTCTAGGTGACACCTCACTATTTGCAGAAGTAGAACATGATTATGCCGTGCCGGGCGATGAATGTTTACATGGCGGTGGTAAAACGTTACGCGATGGCTTGGGATTAACACCTGGCTATGATAGTGCCGCAGGGTCCTTAGATATGTTGGTGAGTAACGCACTAATTATCGATCCGGTATTAGGCATTGTTAAAGCAGACATAGGAATTAAAGAAGGCAATATTGCAGGCGTAGGTAAAGCAGGCAACCCTGCCACGATGGATAATGTTGACCCTGATCTTGTTTGTGGCGCAGCGACTACGGTGCGTGATGCAGAAGGTCTCATTGCAACACCTGGCGGTATAGATGTGCATGTGCATTTTGATAGTGCACAATTATGCGAACACGCAATCGGTTCAGGCATTACCACTATGCTGGGCGGGTCATTGGGTCCAATAACCGTCGGCATTGATTGTGGTGGAGCATGGAATGTTGGCAAGATGTTACAAGCTTCTGAACAATGGCCAATAAATTTTGGATTCTTAGGTCGAGGCAATTCGTCTAAACCTAGATCCCTAATCGATCAGCTCGCAGGAGGCTGTTTAGGTTTAAAAATTCATGAAGACTGGGGTGCGATGCCCGCTGTGATTGACACCTGCCTTTCTGTCGCGGACGATTTAGATTTTCAAGTGCAACTTCATACCGACACACTTAATGAAAGTGGTTTTGTTGAAAATACATTAGCGGCCATTAATGGTCGCACTATTCATATGTATCACACTGAAGGTGCTGGCGGTGGGCACGCACCCGATATCATTCGAGTGGCCGGTGAATACAACTGCCTACCCTCCTCTACTAATCCAACTAATCCATACACAGTCAATACATTTGATGAACATTTAGACATGACTATGGTATGTCACCATTTGAATCCTGCTATACCTGAAGATGTTGCCTTTGCAGAAAGTCGAATACGTTCACAAACCATTGCGGCTGAAGATGTAATGCATGATCTGGGTGCCATTTCCATGCTGGGCTCTGATAGTCAAGGTATGGGACGTATTAACGAAGTTATTTGTCGAACGTGGCAATTAGCGAGCAAAATGAAAGACCAACGAGGACGACTCGCAGAAGAAACTACTAAAAATGGTGATAACGAAAGAATAAAACGTTATATCGCAAAATATACCATCAACGCTGCGCGAACATTTGGTATTGATCAACACATTGGTTCATTAGAGAAAGGAAAAATGGCTGATGTAGTGTTATGGAAACCTGCATTTTTTGGAATTAAACCAGAGTTAATTATAAAAGGTGGTTTCATAGTGTGGTCTGCTATGGGCGATAGTGCTGCATCACTTATGACTTGTGAACCCTTAGCGATGCGACCACAGTGGGGAGCCTTCGGTAATGCGAAACAACAACTAAGTGCAAACTTTGTCAATCAATCTGCTGTAGATGCCAATATTGGCGAAAAGTTACAACTTCAAAAAACCTGTCTTGGTGCACAAGGGACTCGAAAGCTCAATAAAGGCCATATGTTGCACAACGATAGTTGCCCTAAAGTTACGGTTAACCCAAATACATTCGATGTGTTTGTTGATGGTGATCTGGCTACTTGCGAACCCGCTGAAACATTACCATTAACACAACGATACATGCTTCGATGA
- a CDS encoding urease subunit gamma → MLLTPTELERLTIYTAAELARKRRNRGLKLNYPEATAIIADEICEGARDGRSVAEMISYGSTLLTTDDVMPGVGDMMHMLQVEATFPDGTKLVTVHEPIRSGKKKTKENIVPGEIISGEGDIKINAGKRSIKLKVLNTGDRPVQIGSHFHFFEVNPELDFKRKDAFGKHLDIPAGTAVRFEPGESKEVQLVKFGGAGEVHGLNSLTNGSTTSEVKKQEALLQAKNRGYKGA, encoded by the coding sequence ATGCTACTCACACCCACTGAATTAGAGCGTTTAACAATTTACACTGCAGCCGAACTTGCAAGAAAAAGAAGAAATAGAGGATTGAAATTAAATTATCCTGAAGCAACCGCCATTATCGCTGATGAAATATGTGAAGGTGCAAGAGATGGTCGAAGCGTTGCAGAAATGATTAGTTATGGTTCGACATTACTCACTACTGACGATGTCATGCCTGGTGTAGGAGACATGATGCATATGCTTCAAGTTGAAGCCACCTTCCCTGATGGCACCAAGTTAGTCACTGTGCATGAGCCAATTCGATCAGGTAAAAAGAAGACAAAAGAGAATATCGTACCTGGAGAAATTATATCTGGAGAAGGTGATATAAAAATTAATGCAGGTAAGCGTTCAATTAAATTAAAAGTACTTAATACAGGTGATCGCCCAGTACAAATTGGCAGCCACTTTCACTTTTTTGAGGTCAATCCAGAATTAGACTTTAAGCGTAAAGATGCATTTGGGAAACACTTAGACATTCCTGCGGGTACTGCAGTGCGATTTGAGCCAGGTGAAAGTAAGGAAGTACAACTGGTTAAATTTGGCGGTGCAGGTGAAGTACATGGCTTAAACAGCTTAACCAATGGTTCAACTACTAGCGAAGTTAAAAAACAAGAAGCCTTGCTACAAGCTAAAAATCGTGGATATAAAGGGGCATAA
- a CDS encoding urease accessory protein UreF — MTEEEQILTLLQHGDSFFPSGAVSFSWGLEMLNNDQVITSIKELDNFIENQLIERWGPFERVVLAHTYDHANNIENNIEHIISIDKLVECMTLATELREGSKRLGSALLTTYQQLNNPTADQYLKLSYEGKAPGHLPIAQALIWSSLGLSRNSVLMLSAYNFCVSVLSAALRLGIVGHIDCQNSLTTFRQLITEILTWPIPAIEEIHAFTPFADIASMRHEYSETRLFAN, encoded by the coding sequence ATGACTGAAGAAGAGCAAATACTCACGCTTTTACAACATGGCGATAGCTTCTTCCCATCAGGTGCGGTGTCATTTTCTTGGGGATTGGAAATGTTAAACAATGACCAGGTCATCACTTCGATTAAGGAGCTCGATAATTTTATTGAAAACCAGCTAATTGAAAGATGGGGACCCTTTGAGCGTGTTGTTTTGGCTCACACCTATGATCATGCCAACAATATCGAGAATAATATCGAACATATTATTTCTATTGATAAACTCGTTGAATGCATGACATTAGCGACTGAGTTAAGAGAGGGATCTAAAAGATTAGGTTCTGCTCTATTAACGACTTACCAACAACTAAACAACCCGACAGCAGATCAATACCTCAAACTAAGTTATGAAGGCAAAGCGCCCGGCCACTTACCTATTGCTCAAGCTCTAATCTGGAGTTCACTAGGCTTGTCTCGCAACTCTGTTTTGATGCTATCCGCATATAACTTTTGTGTTTCTGTATTAAGTGCTGCGTTGCGACTGGGGATAGTCGGTCATATTGATTGTCAAAATAGTTTAACTACATTTCGTCAACTAATTACCGAGATTTTAACTTGGCCTATTCCCGCTATAGAAGAAATACACGCCTTCACCCCGTTTGCCGATATTGCTTCGATGCGTCATGAATATTCTGAAACAAGACTATTTGCAAACTAA
- the ureE gene encoding urease accessory protein UreE, giving the protein MIQINQVLGHSHDSNLSSQLHDLSHHNKVEYIVLDHANLQRRRFRTQTDQGTDCAVTISRDNKLSNGAVLLLEDDRAIVVKMAEDQWLSLHPKDISNAIELGYFAGNMHWRVKFENERLDIALESPKEIYLDRLKDFFAQNKITLI; this is encoded by the coding sequence ATGATACAAATTAACCAAGTTCTTGGTCATTCACATGACTCGAACCTATCGAGTCAACTTCACGATTTATCACACCATAATAAAGTCGAATATATTGTTTTAGATCATGCAAATTTACAGCGTCGACGATTCCGCACTCAAACGGATCAAGGTACAGATTGCGCAGTAACCATATCGCGTGACAACAAACTATCTAATGGCGCTGTTTTATTATTAGAAGATGACCGCGCTATTGTTGTAAAAATGGCTGAAGACCAGTGGCTATCACTTCACCCTAAAGATATTTCCAACGCAATTGAGCTTGGCTACTTTGCTGGCAATATGCATTGGCGCGTTAAGTTTGAAAATGAACGCCTTGATATTGCGCTTGAAAGCCCTAAAGAAATTTATCTTGATCGATTAAAAGATTTCTTTGCGCAAAATAAAATTACTCTTATTTAG
- a CDS encoding amidophosphoribosyltransferase, with protein sequence MCGIAGIMLKDSSDFKTGEALVDMLNGCQHRGPDSTGFALYGDAQKNTLKLRLLVGQGEIGVAAITQIKKSLKENSASIIEDEHIGETYRATVNYSGDIQKFSYALDQAAKVISIGNSLDIIKDVGSAEDVDASYDIRQYKGSHGLGHVRLATESDVKPEAAHPFWATGFADVAIVHNGQITNYWKMRRRLEQRDYEFRTDNDSELIAVYLADKLSKGIKLKEALKTSIEDLDGTFSFLVSTEDEIGYAKDHLAVKPMVMYETEDMVAIASEEVSLNKLFPGQALNTKEPPPGTYNTWSRSI encoded by the coding sequence ATGTGCGGCATAGCAGGCATTATGCTTAAGGACTCGTCGGATTTTAAAACCGGTGAGGCATTAGTAGATATGCTCAATGGTTGCCAACATCGCGGTCCTGATTCTACAGGCTTTGCTTTATATGGTGATGCTCAAAAAAATACGCTCAAGCTTAGATTATTAGTAGGTCAAGGTGAGATAGGTGTGGCAGCCATAACTCAAATTAAGAAATCATTGAAAGAAAATAGCGCTTCTATAATCGAAGATGAGCATATTGGGGAAACCTACCGTGCAACGGTTAACTATTCTGGCGATATCCAAAAATTTTCTTACGCACTTGATCAAGCTGCAAAAGTGATTTCTATCGGCAATAGCTTAGATATTATTAAAGATGTCGGAAGTGCAGAAGATGTAGATGCGAGCTATGACATACGACAATATAAAGGTTCTCATGGCTTAGGTCATGTGCGTTTAGCAACTGAGTCAGACGTTAAACCCGAAGCTGCGCACCCATTTTGGGCCACGGGATTTGCTGATGTTGCTATCGTGCACAATGGGCAAATCACTAATTACTGGAAAATGCGTAGGCGCCTTGAGCAACGTGATTATGAATTTCGTACGGATAACGATAGTGAGCTCATTGCAGTTTATCTTGCCGATAAACTATCAAAAGGAATTAAATTAAAAGAAGCGCTAAAAACTTCAATTGAAGATCTAGATGGCACGTTTTCATTTCTTGTTTCTACAGAAGATGAAATTGGTTATGCAAAAGATCACTTGGCCGTTAAGCCTATGGTGATGTATGAAACTGAGGATATGGTTGCCATTGCTTCTGAAGAAGTTTCACTCAATAAATTATTCCCAGGGCAAGCGCTCAATACAAAAGAACCACCACCAGGAACCTATAACACATGGTCACGATCGATCTAG
- a CDS encoding glutamate synthase, giving the protein MVTIDLGKTSVREGNEKIRQSGKDGEDVEVINPDARHHIGVGLIHPITVKVKGSAGYFCAGLSDAANFEVESNVGWGVGDNMYSGSVVVGGNAGAIPGVAIRGAEIVIRGNMGSRAGQVMKAGTLCCAGNANFMAGYMMYGGRIIILGDSGEKVGEDMSAGEIFVAGKVENLGSDAELIDIDSAEIDEVMEFLEHYKIPFKGSFQKVVNAGKKLRYATSEQQMRSIPFFSFSGASDYWNPKIQEDLYVKSQIGRYRIRGYGGARPLPHFSDIAFRKDLSLAGGDADVVSKVKMRTEIGGINGAQPLKLSMPVMIAPMSYGALSASTKRAIGLASTLSDIAENTGEGGMSDAQRGAAKQLIFQMLGGRLGWNIHDMNRADGLEIYISQGAKPGLGGQLMAKKVTPELAKIRGIPAGIDLRSPSRHPDILGADDLVIKVEELREATGYRLPVSIKLGAGRVRDDIKIAVKDGFDFVELDGMQGSTGAGSAEVIDYVGIPTLPAIIEALSALEEIGRRDDIQVVVMGGIRDGVDAVKALCLGADAIALGTSTIIAGGCIACMQCHVGQCVTGIATQDPEHEKRYEPEVEAQNIHRFLESVRWQIATIANELGYDDVTQFSRDDLVALTPEAAAMTGLPYEPQYGDANIDIKVRAAV; this is encoded by the coding sequence ATGGTCACGATCGATCTAGGGAAAACTTCCGTAAGAGAAGGTAATGAAAAAATTCGACAAAGTGGTAAAGACGGAGAAGATGTCGAAGTAATCAATCCTGATGCACGCCACCATATTGGCGTTGGTTTAATTCATCCCATTACAGTAAAAGTTAAAGGTTCTGCAGGTTATTTCTGTGCAGGGCTAAGTGATGCTGCTAATTTTGAAGTGGAGAGCAACGTTGGTTGGGGTGTGGGCGACAATATGTATTCCGGTTCAGTGGTGGTTGGAGGCAATGCGGGTGCAATACCTGGAGTTGCAATTCGTGGAGCTGAAATTGTTATTCGTGGCAACATGGGTTCACGTGCTGGCCAGGTGATGAAAGCGGGAACTTTGTGCTGTGCAGGCAATGCAAATTTTATGGCCGGTTACATGATGTATGGCGGGCGTATCATTATCTTAGGTGACTCTGGTGAAAAAGTTGGCGAAGACATGTCTGCTGGTGAAATATTTGTAGCCGGTAAAGTTGAAAATTTAGGTTCTGACGCTGAGCTCATTGATATTGATAGTGCAGAAATTGATGAGGTAATGGAATTTCTTGAGCATTATAAAATTCCGTTTAAAGGAAGTTTTCAAAAAGTTGTTAATGCGGGTAAGAAGCTACGCTACGCAACCTCTGAACAGCAAATGCGTAGCATCCCATTTTTCTCATTTTCTGGCGCATCTGATTACTGGAATCCAAAAATACAAGAAGACTTATATGTTAAGTCACAAATTGGACGATATCGAATTCGTGGCTATGGAGGCGCACGACCGTTACCGCATTTTTCTGACATTGCATTTAGAAAAGATTTATCTCTTGCTGGTGGCGATGCTGATGTTGTCTCTAAAGTAAAAATGCGTACTGAAATTGGCGGCATTAACGGTGCTCAACCTCTTAAATTAAGTATGCCGGTAATGATTGCGCCTATGAGCTATGGCGCACTGAGCGCTTCTACTAAAAGAGCTATTGGACTTGCTTCAACGCTTTCAGATATCGCTGAGAATACTGGTGAAGGAGGCATGAGTGATGCGCAACGCGGTGCAGCAAAACAACTAATATTTCAAATGCTTGGAGGGAGATTGGGTTGGAATATCCATGATATGAATCGTGCAGATGGTTTAGAGATTTATATTTCCCAAGGGGCAAAGCCTGGTTTAGGTGGGCAGCTGATGGCTAAAAAAGTGACGCCAGAACTTGCCAAAATTAGAGGTATACCAGCCGGCATTGATTTGCGTTCACCTTCACGGCATCCAGATATTCTAGGTGCAGATGATCTAGTAATTAAAGTAGAAGAGTTACGTGAAGCCACAGGATATCGATTACCGGTAAGTATTAAATTAGGCGCAGGTCGTGTGCGTGACGATATAAAAATTGCAGTAAAGGATGGTTTTGACTTTGTTGAGCTCGATGGGATGCAAGGTTCGACGGGTGCTGGAAGTGCAGAAGTTATTGACTATGTAGGGATACCAACGTTGCCTGCAATTATTGAAGCACTGAGTGCGTTAGAAGAAATTGGTAGACGTGATGATATTCAAGTTGTTGTTATGGGCGGAATTCGTGATGGAGTAGATGCAGTGAAGGCATTGTGTTTGGGTGCCGATGCGATAGCTTTAGGAACTTCAACCATTATTGCGGGAGGTTGCATAGCGTGCATGCAGTGTCATGTAGGCCAATGTGTAACTGGAATTGCCACACAAGATCCTGAGCATGAGAAACGTTATGAACCTGAAGTGGAAGCACAAAACATTCATCGCTTTTTAGAAAGCGTGCGTTGGCAGATTGCAACCATTGCAAACGAACTAGGGTATGACGATGTAACACAATTTAGTCGAGATGATTTAGTGGCGTTAACGCCAGAGGCCGCTGCAATGACTGGTTTGCCATATGAACCTCAATATGGAGATGCAAATATCGACATCAAAGTGAGGGCAGCAGTATGA
- a CDS encoding NAD(P)-binding protein has protein sequence MPDVPPDYEDHTADVNYVPAPCQVACPIGTDAPSYIGYIWEGKFEEAFEAITATNPFSSICGRVCDAPCEPACRRVDSDGPLQIRNLKRFVMDKLGSTYEPTPVKAIQSKTVAIVGSGPAGLTAAHELCDAGFEVHVYEMTDRLGGMMIWGIPAFRLPPGIIEEDIDRLLKRFPDLHIHLNTGLGKEVSLDELKAKHDAVLLTIGSWWGKPMGIPGEEGNEKVIDGVSFLRHVNAGERPTLPETVVVVGGGDVAMDACRAALRLPGCKNVKVIYRRGPDEIPARKIELEGAIEEGIEFIYFTQQVAVEENNGTLSLKCVKTKLGEKGEDERLQPKIDEGSEHDIECGMVIAAVGQKGICDDLENHNLMDVDRVHTDWDTMRTKDAKVFAAGDGAFGGSTIVMAMQHGQRAAYYVKSFLNDIEDPIPYRTPFRTRRVPVAQDIKWEKFSPHHPEFFGVGEDPVSFPEIESTYDWDTARNEAARCYRCDAETGSPDYSVAHREDIFSMARTNPADHMKLKSMLQKRLRTRTNPFPESRAPSLDDLVFLPANLSRLVIDPYREACNVNTDLANKLEMHHPFLVTGFDNEAQEIFEAMSQGCAISVTPYLGHKDPGKDTNWLQLSTSLSEQTKNTAGYVYHLDKGEEPVGLTPAVDSQLVGLVVSNANDLEQAIICSLENEHDILVLDSTGNLGSAWSELAASPDFSILRDAIRILRKMKKEEVVELVYFGGVRSGTDAAKLIGLGANVVVMGVCAGLAMGGEINNDKMVFSSNYSDTDRVQGLVNIVKANLGEASMMARCTGKTNLYNVEPEDLSAITEDASEATGIPLPGKCA, from the coding sequence ATGCCTGATGTGCCACCCGATTATGAAGATCACACAGCAGATGTAAATTATGTTCCCGCACCGTGCCAAGTTGCATGTCCTATAGGAACCGATGCGCCTTCATACATCGGTTATATTTGGGAAGGGAAGTTTGAAGAAGCATTTGAAGCGATAACGGCAACCAATCCTTTTAGTTCTATTTGTGGTCGTGTATGTGACGCACCCTGTGAGCCAGCTTGCCGGCGTGTGGATAGTGATGGACCATTACAAATACGCAACTTAAAACGATTCGTGATGGATAAATTAGGTTCTACGTATGAACCAACACCTGTTAAAGCAATACAGTCAAAAACGGTTGCCATTGTAGGTTCAGGTCCTGCGGGTCTTACGGCTGCACACGAATTATGTGATGCAGGGTTTGAAGTGCATGTATATGAAATGACAGATCGATTAGGTGGCATGATGATTTGGGGGATACCTGCATTTAGATTGCCCCCCGGCATAATAGAAGAAGATATTGATCGTTTGCTGAAACGCTTCCCAGATTTACACATTCATTTAAATACGGGTCTTGGCAAAGAAGTTTCATTAGATGAACTCAAAGCTAAGCATGATGCAGTGTTGTTAACTATAGGTTCTTGGTGGGGCAAACCGATGGGCATCCCAGGCGAAGAAGGTAACGAAAAAGTTATCGATGGCGTAAGTTTTTTGCGTCATGTAAATGCGGGTGAGCGACCAACACTACCGGAAACCGTCGTGGTGGTGGGTGGTGGTGACGTTGCAATGGATGCGTGTCGTGCGGCATTAAGATTACCTGGGTGTAAGAATGTAAAAGTTATTTACCGTCGTGGGCCAGATGAAATACCTGCCAGAAAGATAGAGCTTGAAGGTGCGATCGAAGAAGGCATTGAGTTTATTTATTTCACACAACAAGTTGCGGTTGAAGAAAATAATGGCACGTTAAGTCTTAAATGTGTGAAGACGAAATTAGGCGAAAAGGGTGAAGATGAGCGTCTTCAGCCTAAAATTGATGAGGGAAGCGAGCACGACATTGAATGTGGAATGGTGATTGCTGCAGTGGGTCAAAAAGGCATATGCGACGATTTGGAAAACCATAATTTGATGGATGTCGATCGTGTGCATACAGACTGGGACACCATGCGTACTAAAGACGCAAAAGTTTTTGCAGCTGGAGATGGTGCATTTGGCGGCTCAACAATTGTTATGGCGATGCAACATGGCCAACGTGCTGCGTACTATGTGAAATCGTTCCTAAATGATATCGAAGATCCAATTCCATACCGAACACCGTTTCGAACACGAAGAGTTCCAGTAGCACAAGATATTAAATGGGAAAAGTTTAGTCCACATCATCCTGAATTTTTTGGGGTTGGCGAAGACCCGGTTAGTTTTCCCGAAATAGAGTCTACTTATGATTGGGATACTGCGCGTAATGAGGCTGCACGTTGTTATCGTTGTGATGCTGAAACAGGTTCTCCAGATTATTCGGTAGCGCATCGTGAAGATATTTTTTCTATGGCACGTACCAATCCTGCAGATCATATGAAACTAAAATCTATGTTGCAGAAACGATTACGAACTCGTACCAATCCATTTCCAGAAAGTCGTGCACCTAGTTTAGACGATTTAGTGTTTCTACCAGCAAATTTATCGCGTCTAGTAATCGATCCTTATCGTGAAGCATGTAATGTCAATACCGACCTGGCCAATAAACTTGAGATGCATCATCCATTTTTGGTAACGGGTTTTGATAATGAAGCACAAGAAATTTTCGAGGCAATGAGTCAAGGATGTGCCATATCTGTAACCCCGTATCTTGGACACAAGGATCCAGGTAAAGACACGAATTGGTTACAGTTAAGTACGTCGTTATCAGAGCAAACAAAAAATACAGCTGGATATGTTTATCACTTAGATAAAGGCGAAGAGCCAGTCGGATTAACACCTGCTGTAGACAGCCAACTTGTGGGTTTGGTCGTTTCTAATGCAAATGATCTTGAGCAAGCGATTATCTGCTCGCTGGAGAATGAGCATGATATCTTAGTATTAGATAGCACAGGAAATTTAGGTAGTGCTTGGTCAGAATTAGCTGCTTCGCCAGACTTTAGTATTTTGCGAGATGCAATCCGTATATTGCGCAAAATGAAAAAAGAAGAGGTAGTCGAGCTTGTATACTTTGGCGGTGTGCGATCTGGTACTGATGCCGCAAAGTTAATTGGTTTAGGTGCAAATGTAGTAGTGATGGGCGTATGTGCTGGACTTGCTATGGGTGGCGAAATTAATAATGATAAAATGGTATTTAGCTCAAATTATTCCGATACTGATCGTGTTCAAGGACTGGTCAATATTGTTAAGGCTAATCTAGGTGAAGCCTCTATGATGGCTCGTTGCACTGGGAAAACAAATTTATATAATGTGGAACCAGAAGACTTGAGTGCGATTACTGAAGATGCGTCTGAGGCCACCGGTATACCATTGCCTGGAAAATGTGCCTAG